TGAGCCTTAGTTTGGCAGGCGCGTCCTCCTCAACACCGATTAGGGAGGAGGAGAGGAGGGCATATCCATCAACTTCAGACCTGTCGAACGGCGGGTGGTCGTGAAGCGCGTACGTATCCTCGGCAAGAACTCTACCTACAGCCTCACGCAGACTAACACACTCAGCCCCCAGAGGGTCCAACCTCACGTAAGAGGAAATAACTTCAATGACCCCACTAATAGTGAAGAGTTCGTGAAAGATCTTCCTCACACCAACATCACCTGACACTACCGTCTAGAACGTCATAAAAACACTTAAATAACTCACTGCGAAATAAGACTTGAGCTGGGCCCGTAGCTCAGCTAGGATAGAGCGCCGGCCTCCTAAGCCGGAAGTCGGGGGTTCAAATCCCCCCGGGCCCGCCACACCTCCTTTCACTCCATGAAGAATTCACGGGCCTCGTCTTCCATAATAATGGCAATGTGGAAGTAGTATGACATGAGTAGGTTTGATGAAGACATGCAGCATCTAACTCAAAGAGTAAGATACATACTTTGAGTCCCGTCCTCTATAGGGTGAGGACAACACGTCTCGAAGACTTGGGAAGGGGTGTTCGGTCCTTCCCGGCAGACCCCTCCCTTACCAGCAGTGGTCGAGTAGAAAGTTGACCTAGTTCGCCGTTCAATGGGTGTGCTGTGTTAGCGTTTCTTATACTGTTGTGAAGCCTTGCCCAGCAACTCCTTAGCAAGAGTTGACATTAGGAAGGATTTCGCTCTATCCCTGGCTTTTTTAGACATCTCCTCCCTCTTATCTGGGTTCCGCACTAATTCTTCAATAGCTTTAGAAGCCCCGTCAACGTCTTCAGGTCCTCCTACATGGACTCCATCGACATTATTCCTCACAAGCCATCTCTGTCCGTAGACAGCGCTAGTTATTACCGGGACTCCTCCATACATGAATTCCAGCTGTGTTAGTCCGAAAGCCTCCATCCTCGACATTATTATGTTGAGGTATGAGGTCCTTATGAGCGACGCCTTAATCTCCTCGTCCAGCTCCCCAGTAAGTACTACATTACTTAGACCCCGGATCTCCCTGAGTAGATCCTCCCACTGATCTCCAGGCTTGCCCGCTATCACGAACACTACATCCTTCAGCGTGGAGAGCTTCCTAGCCACCTGAGCAACCGCCAGAGGGTTTTTCCTCTCCTCGATTGTTCCTAAGTAAGACACTACATACTTATCGTCGGGTATGCCGTACTTACTACGTACGAGCATAGGGTCTGCGGAATCTATTAAAGCCGCAGTGTCGTCATCCAGCCCCCCTGGGAACAAGTGCATCTGATCCGGTCTAGCCCCCAATGTGAGCATGTCCTCAGCCTCAACACTGGTCAGACACAGAATAAGGTCTGCCGCTCTGAAGATCGCCGGGAAGGCCGTCGCATTCCACGCCATTCTGAACGCCCTCTCTATTGGGGAATACCTGCCCGGGTCTGGCGGCTGGTAGTGCGACATGTGAGCGTAGGTGACGCTACCCCCCTCCTCGCCCATGCTTATCATAAGCCTCCTCCACAGAACCCACTTAGCAGCTTCCTCAGGACCGTTCCACAATGTTGAATGCGTTACAAGGAAATCTATCCCCACATCACTGTCTATGTTCCTGAGCGTCGTTATGAAATCCCTGAACATTATCCTTCTCGGCGGCCACGTGGTCCTCAAACTATCGACCCTTATTGAGGGTACATCTACCGCTGGGTCTTTCTCGAATACGATGTACCCCCTCTCCTGCCTTGCTATAGTTCTTTGAGAAACTACGGGTTTCCCGTCATGATATATTCCGGTCACCACCCAGGCGTTGTGACCAAGCCTCCTAACCCACTTGACCATCCTCTGCGCTAGGAGCTCCTGACCCTTACTACGGGAAGTCTGATACATAACTGACAGGAAATTCATTTTCTCAGAACCCTTCCCAAGACATGACCCAATATTATGATGATCATGACCGCTGTGAGCCCCCATATCACCGGAGTCAGCATATTGCTTAACGCCTGAATGCTTATCCCACCCTGCTCTAACGCAAACACCACTGTGACCACGTAGAGAAGAATGCGCAAGTACTCTGCCACAGGCGTGAGGAGCTCCTGCTCGGCCCTGAGCTCAGAGCTCTTATAGAGGTAGCTTATAAAGGAATCCACTAGTATGAAGCCCGTGATTATTATGGAGAACGCCTTCACGAACCCCACTAAGTACGTCGTGAGGAGCGCGTACGCTATGTCGCGTATCTCAGTCAGCTCTAGTGATGAGGAGACGTAGTACGTCGCCGTGAGTACGGAGGCCACATATATTATCCACGACGCAACAAGGCTGAAGAACTCGCTAGGACTGTATCCACCCCTAAGTATGGCTTTGCCTATAGCGAACTTCCTAAACCACTCGTCAGTCCCCAACCTCTCTAAGGCGTTCCTTAGAGCCCACCTGAAGCTCCTGCCAGCTGCATAACCCATCAGGACTATGAGTATGGAAGCCCCCAAACTGACTAGCACATCATACAATTCTAGAGGCATTTTCGATCAACCACCTTGGGAGTTCCTCGAAACCCACCTCATACTCCGACTCTATCATAAGCCCCTTGTTATATTTATGTCTCACTAAGACCCTCACGTCGGCCACATTGAAGGCAGGTATGTCGTTCTCACCATCACCAACGTAGACGACCTTGCTAACGCCTAGGAGCGTCTTTAATACCCTCACGGCCGAATCCTTCCCCTTACTCGATACGTATATGTCGATGAAGGGATTGCCGCCATACCTCAGGATGTTTAAACCGCGTGACTTAGCCAGTTTAAGCGCATCGTCAAGCCCGTCAGGCATCCTGCCGGAGGCCCTCCAGTCAATGGAGACTCCGGCAAGGATCCCCTGCAGAGTCCTTTTCTCCTCGATATAGCAGTCGGCACGCCGCCTAAGCATCTTAAGAATGCTCTCCAGAACTTCAACCAGCCCGCCCCTGTAGACCAGTTCATCTACGGCCACGTAGCCGCCCCCCACCACCTCACTACCGTTGATGCATCCAAGCCCGTGCACGTAGGGCAATCTTCTCAGGAGGAAGTGGCAATCCTTACTGCTTACGACGGCCACGACGTGCTTCTCACTGAGATGTCTAAGCATCTCGAAGACCTCGGGAGATGGGTAGGCAGCATCCCTCCCAACATCGATGGGGCTTAGAGTGCCGTCGAAGTCGAAATAATAACCTATCGCCATTCACCATCCCCCTGATTACTGTGATCGATTGATAATAAGTCTTCACTAATCTTCAGTCTTCAAGTGCGTGGGGCCTAGGTTTACGTTTCAGCCCTGTGTGTGAGGACGTGGAGAGCTTGGCAAACTCCGTGTGAGACATGCATGCATAATGTGAAGTAAGGTTTAAATTATTTACCGACCGAGATTGTAGTGGAGAGGTTGTTTCAGGTGAGGATTACTAAAGGCGCTTTTGAAATGAGGTGATATCTTTCTTGGATGACGAGGTGATTAGCGAGCTCAAGGACGTTGTTAGAAGGCACGTCCTGCGTGTGGCACCCGGACTCCTAGGGCTCATCGGCCTCCTCACCACTAAGCGGTATGGTATGGGAGCAATTGACTTGTTATTCACGTCGCCTACCAAGCTTTACATTCTGCTGATCGAGTATTATAAGGGTGACGTTAACACAGCTAACTTCACGTTCAAGTTCTTTTTCCTAGGTCCTATAGCGACGCAGCTGGGGGATCCGCTGGCTGCCAACGATCTCCTTGAATACGTGGAGAGGGGGGATGATGAGGGATTTTTGAACTACATAAGGGAGGCGTTGCGGGCCAGCTGAACCCACGAACACTGTTTAGGACTTCACGTCTTCTCCCTCGTGACGGAACTTCGCTTTAGATACAGCGGCACACACCGATAACCCCTATGATCGGGACTGAGTTTTCTTTATGAGCAATGTTTATTAGCTCTTGAGCTAGGACCTACTTGGTGACCTGCTTGCTACCAGCACCCGTCTTGAGCAAGAGACTATCACAGCTGCAGGAGGGTCTTAGGAGGCTGAGGGTGGACTGCGCCATGATTAGAACCCTGTCCGATTTTAAGTATCTTATGGGGTTCAAGTGGCTTAGGCCGGCGTTACTAATCCCTGCTGACGAAGCCCCTACAGCGTTCGTCGCTCGAGGCGAAGAGGACTTCTTCAACGATAGATCCGCCCTCAAGGAGGTTAACGTGATCACGTATACCGACGGGGGCGATCTTATGGGCAAGGTCTCATCAACCATCAGGACGCTAGGGGCTAAGAGGGTTGGCATGGTCTTCAGCGTTGAGAGGGATTCCTTTACCCTATTCTACGAGATGTTTAAGAAAGCCAACAGAGATGTTGAGGTAGTTGACATTAACCCCATACTTTCTGAACTCAGGGTTGTGAAGGACGACTACGAGATCGAGTTGATTAGGAAAGCGGGGGAGATCTCAGCTAGGGTTCTTGAGAAAACCCTCGCCATGGTTACTGAGAATTTGCCTGAGACAAGTATAGCTGCTGAGGCATACTATGAGGCCTACAGAGCGGGCTCTGAGGAACCACATATATATGTGAATGTCGGTCCTCACCCAAGAGTTCACGCCGAGCCAATGAGCGATGTAGTGGCTAGGAAGGGGGTCTTGGTCACTGTGGTGGTGGCCTCAGACTACAACGGCTACTACGCCAACACTTCAGCAACTACGTTCATTGGCGACTCACCGCCAGAGGTCGTGGGTAGGAGCTTTAGGTGTGTGAGGGAGGTTTACCTCAGGGCATGTGAGCTGACAAGTCCTGGAAGAAGATTCATCGACGTAATTAGGCATATTGACGAACTGTTCGTGAAGCACGGCCTCGTGGAGAACAGGCTTACTGAATACACTCACGGTGTGGGCCTGCAACCGGAGGAATACCCTGTAGTAACTATAGTTCCCGCTCATAGAGCCCTTGAAGTGAGGGAGAGAATGGTTTTGGCCTTCGTGCACACGCCATTAATGCTGAAGGGGTTTGGAACCATGAAGTTTGAGGACACTCACGTAGTCTGGAGGGACAGGCTTGAGCGCGTAACTAGGGCGCATAGGTTGCTAGAATTTTTTAAGGACTAAACCCGCTTCATATCCATAGCCCTGAACGCGACGTCCTGCGGCTGTGGGTCTTGCATTCCCTCAAGAAGGTTTTTAGTCGGGACGCCGGTTTTTGATAGGTGGTCATAGTGTCAAGTCGTGAGGATTTGCTTGAGAGGGTGGGCGCACTTGCTGAGGAGCTTTACCGCAAGTATCACGGCTGCTCACAGATGACGTTAAGAGCTATTCAGGAGGTCTTAAACCTAGAGGACAACAACGTCTTCAAAGCAGCTTCAGCTCTCGCGGGGGCGTGACGAGGAGCGGTGGGGTGTGTGGAGTGGCGGCAAGGTTGGCAGTTAAGGCGATCATGGAAGAGAGGGACTAGGAGACTTAGGTTTCATAATGGGTAATACAGCCTAATCACTATTCCATCCTGGTCTCACAGGTCCCTGCAGGGTCTATTCTTCGCCGAGGCGTTCCCGCGTCTGTTTATGTCCCTCACTTGGTCTTGGTGATACGGGCGCTCAATACCGCGCCCCCCTCCAAGAAGCAAGCGATTTCGTAGTTACCTTCGCCGGGTGTTCTTACCTCAACCAGCACACTCCAGTAGAACCCGTCCCTGAAAGCTCTCACAGACTCTTCAGCAACTACGTCCCCTGAGTCGCTGTCAATCAGCTTGAGTGTGAGTCTGCCTGCACTCAGGTTATTGGGGTCGAATATCCATATCCACGCCAGCGTTGAGGTTTGTGAAAATGTCTTCACAAGCATTGAGTACGTCCTTGTCGAGTTAGGCGTGACTGTCCAGTCGTCAGTTGCTTCGGGCTTGACTCCGATCACTTCGATGGACGGCTCAGGAGCGTTCCCGCCGTACTCTAGAGTTAGTTTCAGACGGAATTTTCCAGAGCCTTCGGCAGTCCACCTTAGTGTGAGCGTGGCGTTGTATACCCCCTCCTCAACGTTCAGTGGCGTGTCGTATCCCGGTATCAACATCATGATCCTGTAGCAGGGCTTACCAACACTCATTAAACAGGGCATTAAGATCCTATAGACGTGTTTGTCAGACTTCAACGTGAGCTCGCCGCCTAAGACTATGGCGAAGGAGCCCTCACGTCTAGTTAGATTCGGTCTAACGATGATACTGCCGGCGGGTATGTTGAAGACACCTAGGTTGATAACTCTCTCACCCTCCTTCTCATCCACGTTCAACTCAATATCCATTACTGCGCCGGT
This window of the Zestosphaera sp. genome carries:
- a CDS encoding glycosyltransferase family 4 protein — encoded protein: MNFLSVMYQTSRSKGQELLAQRMVKWVRRLGHNAWVVTGIYHDGKPVVSQRTIARQERGYIVFEKDPAVDVPSIRVDSLRTTWPPRRIMFRDFITTLRNIDSDVGIDFLVTHSTLWNGPEEAAKWVLWRRLMISMGEEGGSVTYAHMSHYQPPDPGRYSPIERAFRMAWNATAFPAIFRAADLILCLTSVEAEDMLTLGARPDQMHLFPGGLDDDTAALIDSADPMLVRSKYGIPDDKYVVSYLGTIEERKNPLAVAQVARKLSTLKDVVFVIAGKPGDQWEDLLREIRGLSNVVLTGELDEEIKASLIRTSYLNIIMSRMEAFGLTQLEFMYGGVPVITSAVYGQRWLVRNNVDGVHVGGPEDVDGASKAIEELVRNPDKREEMSKKARDRAKSFLMSTLAKELLGKASQQYKKR
- a CDS encoding HAD-IIB family hydrolase, which gives rise to MAIGYYFDFDGTLSPIDVGRDAAYPSPEVFEMLRHLSEKHVVAVVSSKDCHFLLRRLPYVHGLGCINGSEVVGGGYVAVDELVYRGGLVEVLESILKMLRRRADCYIEEKRTLQGILAGVSIDWRASGRMPDGLDDALKLAKSRGLNILRYGGNPFIDIYVSSKGKDSAVRVLKTLLGVSKVVYVGDGENDIPAFNVADVRVLVRHKYNKGLMIESEYEVGFEELPRWLIENASRIV
- a CDS encoding Xaa-Pro peptidase family protein; this translates as MTCLLPAPVLSKRLSQLQEGLRRLRVDCAMIRTLSDFKYLMGFKWLRPALLIPADEAPTAFVARGEEDFFNDRSALKEVNVITYTDGGDLMGKVSSTIRTLGAKRVGMVFSVERDSFTLFYEMFKKANRDVEVVDINPILSELRVVKDDYEIELIRKAGEISARVLEKTLAMVTENLPETSIAAEAYYEAYRAGSEEPHIYVNVGPHPRVHAEPMSDVVARKGVLVTVVVASDYNGYYANTSATTFIGDSPPEVVGRSFRCVREVYLRACELTSPGRRFIDVIRHIDELFVKHGLVENRLTEYTHGVGLQPEEYPVVTIVPAHRALEVRERMVLAFVHTPLMLKGFGTMKFEDTHVVWRDRLERVTRAHRLLEFFKD